The Methylobacterium sp. PvR107 genome contains a region encoding:
- a CDS encoding alpha/beta hydrolase, whose product MRTDPNAARPSRGLARRELVGALAAGVALAAAPAAAAAPAARLATEEFRLPWSEPGIDIYVRNKRPAGTERFPGDRILLYVHGATYPASTALDLPLGGMSAMDYLAGLGFDVYCVDLPGYGLSGRPAVMNAPAADNPPFMRTPDAAKVVGQVVDFITRRRGVEKINLMGWSWGTSTMGLYTSTHNDAVNRLVLYAPQWLARTPALIGGNGPLGAYRSVSRDSAQARWLTGVPEDKKAELIPPGWFEQWADATFATDQAGAKQTPPVLRAPNGVVADSREFWQAGKPLYDPGEIRVPVLIIHAEWDADLPSYQAQEYFTKLTHAPYKRFVELGEGTHTVMMEKNRMQFLHEVGAFLTEADPQALN is encoded by the coding sequence ATGCGCACAGATCCGAACGCGGCGCGGCCGAGCCGGGGCTTGGCCCGGCGCGAGCTGGTTGGAGCACTCGCGGCAGGCGTGGCATTGGCAGCCGCGCCCGCTGCGGCGGCCGCCCCGGCGGCGCGGCTGGCGACGGAGGAGTTCCGCCTGCCGTGGAGCGAGCCGGGCATCGACATCTACGTGCGCAACAAGCGTCCCGCCGGAACGGAGCGGTTTCCGGGCGACCGGATCCTGCTTTACGTCCATGGGGCGACCTACCCGGCCTCCACCGCTCTCGACCTGCCCCTCGGCGGGATGTCGGCGATGGACTATCTCGCGGGCCTGGGCTTCGACGTCTACTGCGTGGATCTTCCGGGCTACGGCCTGTCCGGACGTCCTGCGGTCATGAACGCGCCCGCGGCCGACAACCCGCCCTTCATGCGCACCCCCGACGCCGCCAAGGTCGTGGGGCAGGTGGTGGACTTCATCACCCGGCGCCGCGGGGTCGAGAAGATCAACCTGATGGGCTGGTCCTGGGGAACCTCGACGATGGGGCTCTACACCAGCACTCACAACGACGCGGTCAACCGGCTCGTCCTCTACGCGCCGCAATGGCTGGCGCGCACGCCGGCCCTGATCGGCGGCAACGGGCCGCTCGGCGCGTACCGCAGCGTCAGCCGGGACAGCGCCCAGGCGCGCTGGTTGACCGGGGTGCCCGAGGACAAGAAGGCCGAGCTGATCCCGCCGGGCTGGTTCGAACAGTGGGCCGACGCGACTTTCGCGACGGACCAAGCCGGCGCCAAGCAGACGCCGCCGGTCCTGCGTGCCCCGAACGGTGTGGTGGCCGACTCGAGGGAGTTCTGGCAGGCTGGCAAGCCGCTCTACGACCCGGGCGAGATCCGCGTGCCCGTGCTGATCATCCACGCCGAATGGGACGCGGACCTGCCGAGCTACCAGGCGCAGGAATACTTCACCAAACTCACGCACGCCCCTTACAAGCGCTTCGTCGAGCTGGGGGAGGGCACCCACACGGTGATGATGGAGAAGAACCGCATGCAGTTCCTCCACGAGGTCGGGGCCTTCCTCACCGAGGCGGACCCTCAGGCGCTGAACTGA
- a CDS encoding alpha-D-glucose phosphate-specific phosphoglucomutase has protein sequence MTTPTTVATTPFPDQKPGTSGLRKKVPVFRQPNYVENFVQAIFDTLPDKAGATLVLGGDGRFLNREVVQKALRLAAGNGFGRVLVGQGGLLSTPAASCVIRKSKALGGIVLSASHNPGGPDGDFGIKFNAANGGPAPESVTDAIFAQAKALTEYRLVEAPDLDLDRLGDTRLGAMTVTVIDPVADYAELMRTLIDFEAVSRLFASGFRMRFDAMSAVTGPYATAILEGMLGAPAGTVVNAVPKEDFGGHHPDPNPVHCHDLFDLMQGPDAPDFGAASDGDGDRNMIVAPGLFVTPSDSLALLAAHAHRAPGYAGGLAGVARSMPTSRAADRVAAALGIKAYETPTGWKFFGNLLDAGLITLCGEESAGTGSNHVREKDGLWAVLLWLNILAATGERADALVRAHWQTYGRDYYARHDYEEVDSDAANGLMDGLRETLAGLPGTRIGDLTVSTADEFAYRDPVDGSLTERQGIRIGFAEDARAVFRLSGTGTAGATLRVYLERYENAPDRLDLPVAEVLAPVAAAAGAIAEIAPRTGRAEPSVVT, from the coding sequence ATGACGACTCCGACCACCGTCGCGACCACGCCCTTCCCCGACCAGAAGCCGGGCACCTCCGGCCTGCGCAAGAAGGTGCCGGTGTTCCGGCAGCCGAACTACGTCGAGAATTTCGTCCAGGCGATCTTCGACACCCTGCCCGACAAGGCCGGCGCGACCCTGGTGCTCGGCGGCGACGGCCGGTTCCTCAACCGCGAGGTGGTGCAGAAGGCACTGCGTCTCGCCGCCGGCAACGGCTTCGGCCGCGTCCTGGTCGGGCAAGGCGGCCTGCTCTCGACGCCGGCCGCCTCCTGCGTGATCCGGAAATCGAAGGCGCTCGGCGGCATCGTGCTGTCGGCGAGCCACAACCCGGGCGGGCCGGACGGCGATTTCGGCATCAAGTTCAACGCCGCCAATGGCGGCCCGGCGCCGGAATCCGTCACCGACGCCATCTTCGCGCAGGCCAAGGCGCTGACGGAATACCGCCTCGTGGAGGCTCCGGACCTCGACCTCGACCGGCTCGGCGACACGCGGCTGGGCGCCATGACGGTCACGGTGATCGATCCGGTGGCCGACTACGCCGAACTGATGCGCACGCTGATCGATTTCGAAGCTGTGTCGCGCCTGTTCGCCTCCGGCTTCCGCATGCGCTTCGACGCCATGAGCGCGGTGACCGGGCCTTACGCGACGGCGATCCTCGAGGGGATGCTCGGCGCGCCGGCCGGCACGGTGGTCAACGCGGTCCCGAAGGAGGATTTCGGCGGCCACCACCCGGATCCGAACCCGGTCCATTGCCACGATCTGTTCGACCTGATGCAGGGGCCGGACGCGCCGGATTTCGGCGCCGCCTCGGACGGCGACGGCGACCGCAACATGATCGTGGCCCCGGGCCTGTTCGTGACGCCGAGCGACAGCCTCGCCCTGCTCGCCGCCCATGCCCACCGGGCGCCGGGCTACGCGGGCGGGCTGGCGGGCGTCGCGCGCTCCATGCCGACGAGCCGCGCCGCCGACCGGGTCGCGGCCGCGCTCGGCATCAAGGCCTATGAGACCCCCACAGGCTGGAAGTTCTTCGGCAATCTCCTGGATGCCGGGCTGATCACCCTGTGCGGCGAGGAGAGCGCCGGCACCGGCTCGAACCACGTGCGCGAGAAGGACGGGCTCTGGGCGGTGCTGCTCTGGCTCAACATCCTGGCCGCGACGGGCGAGCGCGCCGACGCGCTGGTGCGCGCCCATTGGCAGACCTACGGGCGCGACTACTACGCCCGCCACGACTACGAAGAAGTGGATTCGGACGCCGCCAATGGCCTGATGGATGGGTTGCGCGAAACGCTCGCCGGGCTGCCGGGCACGCGGATCGGCGACCTCACGGTGTCGACGGCCGACGAGTTCGCCTATCGCGATCCCGTCGACGGCTCGCTCACCGAGCGCCAGGGCATCCGGATCGGCTTCGCCGAGGACGCGCGGGCGGTGTTCCGGCTCTCGGGCACCGGCACCGCCGGGGCGACGCTGCGGGTCTACCTGGAGCGCTACGAGAACGCGCCCGACCGGCTCGATTTGCCGGTGGCCGAGGTGCTGGCGCCCGTGGCGGCCGCCGCCGGCGCGATCGCCGAAATCGCGCCCCGCACCGGCCGGGCCGAGCCGAGCGTGGTGACCTGA
- a CDS encoding GNAT family N-acetyltransferase, giving the protein MDESVAVRRGALADVEAIRALVEAAYTKWIPVIGRLPIPMRADYAQAVRDHRFDLLLAGPDLAGLIETRAEADHLLVVNVAVDPAFQGRGFGSRLMGRADAVAAEAGLARLRLYTNKKYVANLRLYGALGYRVEREEPYAGPGRTRDDDITVHMVKDLA; this is encoded by the coding sequence ATGGACGAGTCGGTTGCGGTCCGGCGCGGGGCGCTGGCGGACGTGGAGGCGATCCGGGCGCTGGTCGAGGCGGCCTACACCAAGTGGATCCCGGTGATCGGCCGTCTGCCGATCCCGATGCGGGCGGATTACGCGCAGGCGGTGCGGGACCACCGCTTCGACCTGCTTCTGGCCGGCCCGGATCTCGCCGGACTGATCGAGACGCGAGCCGAGGCCGATCACCTGCTGGTCGTCAACGTGGCGGTGGACCCGGCCTTCCAGGGCCGGGGCTTCGGCAGCCGGTTGATGGGACGCGCCGACGCCGTCGCGGCCGAGGCCGGCCTCGCGCGGCTGCGCCTGTACACCAACAAGAAATATGTCGCGAACCTGCGCCTCTACGGCGCACTCGGCTACCGGGTGGAGCGGGAGGAGCCCTATGCCGGCCCGGGCCGGACCCGGGACGACGACATCACCGTGCACATGGTGAAGGATCTGGCGTGA
- the rpsD gene encoding 30S ribosomal protein S4, producing MSKRIQAKHKLDRRMGQNIWGRPKSPVNRREYGPGQHGQRRKGKMSDFGTQLRAKQKLKGYYGNITEKQFRRYYAEAIRLRGDSGENLVGLLERRLDAVVYRAKFVATPFAARQFVNHGHVKVNGVRVNIPSYQVKAGDLIEVKESSRQLEIVIVATQLPERDVPDYIEADHAKMTARVTRIPSLSEVPYPVQMEPNLVIEFYSR from the coding sequence ATGTCGAAGCGGATTCAGGCGAAGCACAAGCTCGACCGCCGCATGGGCCAGAACATCTGGGGCCGCCCGAAGAGCCCCGTCAACCGCCGCGAGTACGGCCCCGGCCAGCACGGCCAGCGCCGCAAGGGCAAGATGAGCGACTTCGGCACGCAGCTGCGCGCCAAGCAGAAGCTCAAGGGCTACTACGGCAACATCACCGAGAAGCAGTTCCGCCGCTACTACGCCGAGGCGATCCGCCTGCGCGGCGATTCCGGCGAGAACCTCGTCGGCCTGCTCGAGCGCCGCCTCGACGCCGTGGTCTACCGGGCGAAGTTCGTGGCGACGCCGTTCGCCGCGCGCCAGTTCGTCAACCATGGCCACGTCAAGGTCAACGGCGTCCGCGTCAACATCCCGAGCTACCAGGTGAAGGCCGGCGACCTCATCGAGGTCAAGGAATCCTCCCGCCAGCTCGAGATCGTCATCGTGGCGACCCAGCTCCCCGAGCGCGACGTGCCGGACTACATCGAGGCCGATCACGCCAAGATGACTGCCCGCGTCACCCGCATTCCCAGCCTGTCCGAGGTGCCCTACCCGGTGCAGATGGAGCCGAACCTCGTCATCGAGTTCTACTCCCGCTAA
- a CDS encoding DUF2293 domain-containing protein, which translates to MSGVAPPRNRREAVAAALARLAPRLPDFEAEAVLDRALASAGLRRAAPETAARLALVTYARHVFTEYDALLADGYDRDSARHFVLDDLNAALTAWGAAAIPEAEAGEAGVPEDEPR; encoded by the coding sequence ATGAGCGGCGTGGCGCCACCCCGGAATCGCCGCGAGGCCGTGGCCGCAGCGCTGGCCCGCCTCGCACCGCGCCTACCGGATTTCGAGGCCGAGGCCGTCCTCGATCGCGCGCTGGCGAGCGCGGGCCTGCGCCGGGCTGCGCCCGAGACGGCCGCCCGCCTCGCCCTCGTCACCTATGCCCGCCACGTCTTCACCGAATACGACGCGCTCCTGGCCGACGGCTACGACCGGGACAGCGCCCGGCACTTCGTTCTCGACGACCTCAACGCGGCGCTCACGGCCTGGGGTGCGGCCGCCATCCCGGAAGCCGAGGCCGGAGAGGCCGGCGTGCCGGAGGACGAACCCCGCTGA
- a CDS encoding molybdopterin-binding protein gives MKISARNVLKGTVLSVDKGATTSHVKIEISPGQVVTASITNEAVDSLKLVAGGSAYAVIKASDVMVAVD, from the coding sequence ATGAAGATCAGCGCGCGCAACGTCCTAAAGGGCACCGTCCTCTCGGTCGACAAGGGCGCGACCACGTCCCATGTCAAGATCGAGATCAGCCCCGGCCAGGTGGTCACGGCCTCGATCACCAACGAGGCGGTCGATTCCCTCAAGCTCGTCGCCGGCGGGTCCGCCTATGCGGTGATCAAGGCCTCCGACGTCATGGTTGCCGTCGACTGA
- the tsaD gene encoding tRNA (adenosine(37)-N6)-threonylcarbamoyltransferase complex transferase subunit TsaD: MQKTVLGIETTCDETAAAIVSVDEDGVGQIRANEVLSQIAEHAAYGGVVPEIAARAHVEVLDRLIARALDRAGIGFPDLDGIAVAAGPGLIGGVLVGLVTAKTLALVTRKPLLAVNHLEAHALTARLTDGIAFPYLLLLVSGGHTQLVAVRGVGDYVRLGSTVDDAIGEAFDKAAKLLGLGYPGGPEVERMAETGDPERFALPRPMLGRREADFSLSGLKTALRIEAERIAPLAERDVADLCASFQAAVVDVVVDRARVALRAFSDAAGRPTALVAAGGVAANGAIRRALAALAGEAGLDFVAPPLPLCGDNGAMIAWAGLERLRLGLVDDLTAPARPRWPLAAAPARAAIPAG; the protein is encoded by the coding sequence GTGCAGAAGACCGTCCTCGGCATCGAGACCACCTGCGACGAGACCGCGGCCGCAATCGTGTCGGTCGACGAGGACGGCGTCGGCCAGATCCGCGCCAACGAGGTGCTGAGTCAGATCGCCGAGCACGCGGCCTATGGCGGCGTCGTGCCCGAGATCGCCGCCCGCGCTCACGTGGAGGTGCTCGACCGGCTGATCGCCCGCGCCCTCGACCGGGCCGGCATCGGCTTCCCCGATCTCGACGGGATCGCGGTGGCGGCCGGGCCCGGGCTGATCGGCGGCGTGCTGGTCGGCCTCGTCACGGCCAAGACCCTGGCCCTCGTGACCCGCAAGCCGCTTCTGGCTGTCAACCACCTGGAGGCGCACGCGCTCACGGCGCGGCTGACCGACGGCATCGCCTTCCCGTACCTGCTGCTGCTGGTCTCGGGTGGCCACACCCAGCTCGTCGCCGTGCGGGGCGTCGGCGACTACGTGCGGCTCGGCTCCACCGTCGACGACGCCATCGGCGAGGCCTTCGACAAGGCCGCCAAGCTCCTCGGCCTCGGCTATCCGGGCGGCCCCGAGGTTGAGCGCATGGCCGAGACCGGAGACCCTGAGCGCTTCGCCCTGCCCCGGCCCATGCTCGGCCGGCGCGAGGCCGACTTCTCCCTGTCGGGTCTCAAGACCGCCCTGCGGATCGAGGCCGAGCGGATCGCGCCGCTGGCCGAGCGCGACGTCGCCGACCTGTGCGCGAGCTTCCAGGCCGCCGTGGTCGACGTGGTGGTTGACCGCGCCCGGGTCGCCCTGCGCGCCTTCTCGGACGCGGCCGGGCGGCCCACCGCCCTGGTGGCGGCGGGCGGCGTGGCGGCCAACGGCGCCATCCGGCGGGCGCTGGCCGCCCTGGCCGGCGAGGCGGGCCTCGATTTCGTCGCCCCGCCCCTGCCGCTCTGCGGCGACAACGGCGCGATGATCGCCTGGGCCGGGCTGGAGCGCCTGCGCCTCGGGCTCGTGGACGACCTCACCGCCCCGGCCCGGCCCCGGTGGCCGCTCGCGGCCGCCCCGGCCCGCGCCGCGATCCCGGCCGGATGA
- a CDS encoding GNAT family N-acetyltransferase: MNAADLRAHWRDLVERRLPEAARPGWPVRLDHCFARILLDQACGGPWRDHVRPPAHANMPLDQLEAAITLGEAVLAGHANLALLNRRSLAWRGKSAAGPVPASLEDGDLILRRWRPEDTAPFAALNADPQVMAHFPRPRTDAESAAEAGRFDRRFVADGFGPWALTHAGRFIGFAGALRILQPLPFPGGDRPGTTVELAWRLARDAWGQGFATRAARLALADLAGRCGIRAVVAYTAAGNARSRAVMERLGMAPAVTFPHPAVPAGPLRDHVLYRLDCADREDAA; this comes from the coding sequence ATGAACGCGGCGGACTTGCGCGCGCATTGGCGGGACTTGGTCGAGCGCCGCCTGCCCGAGGCCGCGCGGCCGGGCTGGCCGGTGCGCCTCGACCATTGCTTCGCCCGCATCCTCCTCGACCAGGCCTGTGGCGGTCCCTGGCGCGACCATGTGCGCCCGCCCGCCCACGCCAACATGCCCCTCGATCAGCTCGAGGCGGCGATCACCCTGGGCGAGGCCGTGCTCGCCGGCCACGCGAATCTCGCCCTGCTGAACCGCCGCTCTCTCGCGTGGCGCGGCAAGAGCGCCGCTGGTCCGGTGCCCGCTTCCCTCGAAGACGGGGACCTGATCCTGCGCCGCTGGCGCCCGGAGGACACGGCACCGTTCGCGGCGCTCAATGCCGACCCCCAGGTGATGGCCCACTTCCCCCGTCCACGCACGGACGCCGAGAGCGCCGCCGAGGCCGGCCGTTTCGACCGGCGCTTCGTGGCTGACGGGTTCGGTCCCTGGGCGCTGACGCATGCGGGCCGGTTCATCGGCTTCGCCGGCGCGCTGCGGATCCTGCAGCCCCTGCCCTTCCCGGGCGGCGACCGGCCCGGGACGACGGTCGAGCTGGCCTGGCGCCTGGCGCGGGATGCCTGGGGGCAGGGCTTCGCCACGCGCGCCGCGCGGCTGGCCCTGGCCGATCTCGCCGGGCGCTGCGGAATCCGCGCCGTGGTGGCCTACACGGCGGCCGGCAACGCCCGATCCCGGGCCGTGATGGAGCGCCTCGGCATGGCGCCGGCCGTGACGTTCCCGCATCCGGCCGTGCCTGCGGGGCCGCTGCGCGATCACGTCCTGTACCGGCTGGACTGCGCGGACAGGGAGGACGCGGCATGA
- a CDS encoding NAD(P)H-dependent glycerol-3-phosphate dehydrogenase: MSAGRAINVVGGGAWGTALANAAAAAGHPVTLWLRDAEAAAALEAGRENPRYLPGVPLHAGIRATAQPEDLAGARATLLVVPAQTVRGVLEALRAPLASAGPVILCAKGIERGSDSFMSAVAEQVLPPGTPVAVLSGPSFAADVARGLPTAVTLAASDPGLAASLSALLSGPSLRLYHTDDVRGVEIGGAGKNVLAIACGIVAGRGLGESARAALIARAFAELMRFARTFGGRAETLMGLSGLGDLVLTASSPQSRNFAFGQRLGAGASPAEAAGGKLAEGAFTAAALAGLASAKGVEMPVAQAVAAIVTGAAGVDDVVAGLLARPLRGETD; the protein is encoded by the coding sequence ATGAGCGCGGGACGCGCGATCAACGTCGTCGGCGGCGGCGCCTGGGGCACGGCGCTCGCCAACGCCGCGGCCGCGGCCGGCCATCCCGTGACCCTCTGGCTGCGCGACGCGGAGGCGGCCGCCGCCCTCGAGGCGGGGCGGGAGAACCCGCGCTACCTGCCGGGCGTGCCGCTCCATGCCGGCATCCGGGCGACCGCGCAGCCGGAAGACCTCGCCGGCGCCCGCGCAACCCTGCTGGTCGTGCCGGCCCAGACCGTCCGCGGCGTTCTGGAGGCCCTGCGCGCGCCCCTGGCGTCGGCCGGTCCTGTGATCCTCTGCGCCAAGGGCATCGAGCGCGGCAGCGACAGCTTCATGAGCGCGGTGGCCGAGCAGGTCCTGCCGCCCGGAACGCCCGTCGCGGTGCTGTCGGGGCCGAGCTTCGCGGCCGACGTCGCCCGCGGCCTGCCCACCGCCGTGACCCTGGCGGCGTCCGATCCCGGCCTCGCCGCGTCCCTGAGCGCCCTGTTGTCGGGCCCGAGCCTCCGGCTCTACCACACCGACGACGTGCGCGGCGTCGAGATCGGCGGGGCCGGCAAGAACGTGCTGGCCATCGCGTGCGGGATCGTGGCCGGCCGGGGTCTCGGCGAGAGCGCCCGGGCGGCGCTGATCGCCCGCGCCTTCGCCGAGCTGATGCGCTTCGCCCGGACCTTCGGGGGGCGGGCCGAGACGCTGATGGGACTTTCGGGGCTCGGCGACCTCGTGCTCACCGCCTCCTCGCCGCAATCGCGCAACTTCGCCTTCGGCCAGCGGCTCGGGGCCGGGGCGAGCCCCGCGGAGGCCGCCGGCGGCAAGCTCGCCGAGGGTGCATTCACGGCCGCGGCGCTCGCCGGCCTCGCGTCGGCCAAGGGCGTCGAGATGCCGGTGGCGCAGGCCGTCGCCGCCATCGTGACCGGCGCGGCCGGGGTCGACGACGTGGTCGCCGGCCTCCTCGCCCGCCCCTTGCGCGGCGAGACGGATTAG
- a CDS encoding EAL domain-containing protein, protein MLTVIGCFFGEHNPWLVALAALVCTLASTTAMELLVHSGRAGRRSRYMWLAIAAIAGGSGIWATHFLAMLAYAPGLPSGYGVGLTLLSYVDAVAIAGLGFALAETGGRARGAIGGAVAGGGIAAMHYTGMAAYQVTGHLVWSPVLVAISVAVGSGLGAAALVVGLSALTIRGRCVGALLLILAICGHHFIGMGAVTILPDPLVAIPENAVRTEWLAAAVALASSLILLLAGAALVLDLRERKRAEFERARLLSLANAAVEGLAVCRDGLIVSANDAFARLAGTGADALLGTRLAAYLPGLIPGLGTPDQPLEADLVQAGGGTIPVEVIMRPVTEYGNEPHHAVAVRDLRARRRAESEIHYLAHHDALTGLANRTSFHARLEREMRAADLQGTRIAVLCLDLDRFKEVNDLFGHAAGDAMLRDLALRVGGLLDATQLMARLGGDEFAILTPQSDGSGERLAERILDVLAAVPAASGPVIATSIGIAVYPDDALDQRALLSHADAALYRAKNEGRGTCRRYDASMGAQIRDRRQLEHDLRHAVSRNELALVYQPQTQIESGGVTGFEALLRWRHPKRGTISPALFVPIAEETGAILEIGAWVLREACRTAAGWPRPLGIAVNVSAVQLHNPHFVQFVHGTLFETGLKAERLEIEITETALIRDPARALLTLRQLKALGIRIAMDDFGTGYSSLSNLRSFPFDRIKIDGSFIKAVHSNPQAAAIVRSVLGLGRGLGLAVVAEGVESDEELSFLAAEHCTMAQGYLLGRPAPIERFSAHTHGTAPEPAASVA, encoded by the coding sequence ATGTTGACCGTGATCGGCTGCTTCTTCGGTGAACACAACCCGTGGCTGGTGGCCCTGGCGGCGCTCGTCTGCACGCTGGCAAGCACGACGGCGATGGAGTTGCTGGTCCATTCCGGCCGGGCCGGGCGCCGCAGCCGCTACATGTGGCTCGCGATCGCCGCGATCGCGGGGGGCTCGGGGATCTGGGCGACGCATTTCCTGGCGATGCTCGCCTACGCGCCGGGGCTGCCTTCGGGCTACGGGGTCGGCCTGACCCTCCTGTCATACGTCGACGCCGTCGCGATCGCCGGCCTGGGCTTCGCGCTGGCCGAGACCGGCGGACGGGCGCGCGGGGCGATCGGCGGCGCCGTGGCAGGCGGCGGCATCGCGGCGATGCACTACACGGGCATGGCCGCCTACCAAGTGACCGGCCACCTGGTGTGGAGCCCCGTCCTAGTGGCGATCTCGGTCGCGGTCGGCTCCGGGCTCGGGGCGGCGGCCCTCGTCGTCGGCCTGTCGGCGCTGACGATCCGAGGGCGGTGCGTCGGCGCCTTGCTGCTGATCCTGGCCATCTGCGGCCACCATTTCATCGGCATGGGCGCGGTCACCATTCTGCCCGATCCCCTGGTGGCGATTCCGGAGAACGCGGTCCGGACCGAGTGGCTCGCCGCCGCCGTGGCGCTGGCGAGCAGCCTGATCCTGCTGCTCGCGGGAGCCGCCCTCGTGCTCGATCTGCGGGAGCGCAAGCGCGCCGAGTTCGAGCGCGCACGGCTGCTCAGCCTCGCCAACGCGGCCGTGGAGGGGCTTGCCGTCTGCCGCGATGGCCTGATCGTCAGCGCCAACGACGCCTTCGCCCGGCTCGCCGGCACCGGGGCAGACGCCCTGCTGGGGACGCGCCTCGCCGCGTACCTGCCGGGCCTCATTCCCGGGCTCGGAACGCCGGACCAGCCCCTGGAGGCCGACCTCGTCCAGGCGGGCGGCGGCACGATCCCCGTCGAGGTGATCATGCGCCCGGTGACCGAGTACGGGAACGAGCCGCACCATGCCGTGGCGGTGCGCGACCTGCGCGCGCGGCGCCGGGCCGAGAGCGAGATCCACTACCTGGCCCATCACGACGCGCTCACCGGGCTCGCCAACCGCACGAGCTTCCACGCGCGGCTCGAGCGGGAGATGCGCGCCGCGGACCTCCAGGGCACCCGGATCGCCGTCCTGTGCCTCGACCTCGACCGCTTCAAGGAGGTCAACGACCTGTTCGGCCACGCCGCCGGGGACGCGATGCTGCGCGACCTCGCGCTCCGGGTCGGCGGCCTCCTGGATGCCACGCAGCTCATGGCCCGGCTCGGCGGCGACGAGTTCGCGATCCTGACGCCGCAATCGGACGGTTCGGGCGAGCGGTTGGCCGAACGGATCCTGGACGTTCTGGCGGCGGTGCCGGCGGCCTCCGGCCCGGTGATCGCCACGAGCATCGGCATCGCGGTCTATCCCGACGACGCGCTGGACCAGCGGGCGCTTCTGAGCCACGCCGATGCCGCCCTCTACAGGGCCAAGAACGAGGGCCGCGGAACCTGCCGCCGCTACGACGCCAGCATGGGCGCGCAGATCCGCGACCGGCGGCAGCTGGAACATGACCTGCGCCACGCGGTGAGCCGGAACGAGCTCGCACTCGTCTACCAGCCCCAGACGCAGATCGAATCCGGCGGGGTCACGGGATTCGAGGCGCTGCTGCGCTGGCGCCACCCGAAGCGCGGGACCATCTCGCCGGCCCTGTTCGTGCCGATCGCCGAGGAGACCGGGGCCATCCTGGAGATCGGCGCCTGGGTGCTGCGCGAGGCCTGCCGGACGGCGGCCGGCTGGCCGCGCCCGCTCGGGATCGCCGTCAACGTCTCGGCGGTGCAGCTCCACAACCCGCATTTCGTGCAGTTCGTCCACGGGACCCTGTTCGAGACCGGCCTGAAGGCCGAGCGCCTGGAGATCGAGATCACCGAGACGGCGCTGATCCGCGATCCGGCCCGGGCATTGCTCACCCTGCGCCAGCTCAAGGCCCTAGGCATCCGGATCGCCATGGACGATTTCGGGACCGGCTATTCCTCGCTCTCGAACCTGCGCTCCTTCCCGTTCGATCGGATCAAGATCGACGGCTCGTTCATCAAGGCGGTCCACAGCAACCCGCAGGCGGCCGCGATCGTGCGCTCCGTCCTCGGGCTGGGGCGCGGCCTCGGGCTGGCGGTTGTGGCGGAAGGCGTGGAGTCGGACGAGGAACTGTCCTTCCTGGCCGCGGAGCATTGCACCATGGCCCAGGGCTACCTGCTGGGCCGGCCCGCGCCGATCGAGCGCTTCTCCGCCCACACCCACGGCACGGCGCCGGAGCCGGCGGCCTCCGTGGCGTAG
- a CDS encoding EVE domain-containing protein, whose product MAYWLFKSEPATWSWDQQVAAGAAGTYWNGVRNHLAKKQLMAMQVGEQGFFYHSNDGKAVVGLVEVIRPYYPDHTDETGRFGMVDVRAVKALPRSVTLDAIKADPALAGMVLVNNSRLSVQPVTAEQWARVCALGGLG is encoded by the coding sequence ATGGCGTACTGGCTGTTCAAGTCCGAGCCCGCGACGTGGTCGTGGGATCAGCAGGTCGCGGCCGGTGCGGCGGGGACGTACTGGAACGGCGTGCGCAACCACCTCGCCAAGAAGCAGCTGATGGCCATGCAGGTCGGCGAGCAGGGCTTCTTCTATCACTCGAACGACGGCAAGGCGGTGGTCGGCCTCGTGGAGGTGATCCGCCCCTACTACCCCGACCATACCGACGAGACCGGCCGCTTCGGTATGGTCGACGTGCGTGCCGTCAAGGCGCTGCCGCGCTCCGTGACGCTGGACGCCATCAAGGCCGATCCAGCGCTGGCCGGGATGGTGCTGGTCAACAATTCCCGCCTGTCGGTGCAGCCGGTGACCGCGGAGCAATGGGCCCGGGTCTGCGCGCTGGGCGGCCTCGGCTGA